Part of the Methanobacterium paludis genome is shown below.
AGGACTTGAGATCCTGTGGAGCCTCGCTCCACCTGGGTTCAAATCCCAGTCCCGGCGTATTTACTTCCCAAATTATCTATTTTATAAATATTATATTTTTATAAATATTATTTTTAGAATATTAACTTACTTAGAGAGGATGCTCGATGAGTTCGAACTCAGTATACACATTTATAAAAGCTATAACAAATATTGTGACATTCAAAACACGTTTTAAAAGAAATGACATTGGTAAAACAGTTCAAATGCATGACGGCTACAAATTTACTGTGTTCAGACATGCAATCAAAAATTCAAAGCCTGCAATTAATCCCGTTGTTCTGTGTGTGAGACTCCATTTCACTGAAAAGAGTATGAAACCTTCAATGCCCATGTTATCTGTACTGGGTTTTCCAGGCTTCAGGGAAAAGTATTGGATGATCAACCATTGGAATGAAGATTTTCAGGCTCTCTATGAGTGGGATACAAAAGAAGATGCTGAGGAATATGTTAACTCCTTTGCAATGAACTACCTGAAAAAAAAGTCAGTTCCAAGGTCTATCCATTATGAAATAATTCCAGGAATTGGACTTGCAGACCATATGAGACATTTGGATCTTTAAATATTCCATTTTTTACTTATTTTGTTTTAATAAAAACTTTAATTCACAGAAATCCACTTTTATTTCATAATACCTTAAGGATGTGTTGTCGACTACAAAAAATTAAATTAAAGAGATTAAATTGTTTTAAGGTACTCTTTTAATTTGGACGATGCATCAGATGTGATCGGTGAGTTGTGGCCAGTTAAAATAACGTCAATATCCAGATCTCCCAGTTTTTTAATGGAATTTTTAGCTAGATCCATATCTGGGGTATACTTGGGAACGGGTCCTTTAATCATTCCACCTTTAGATTGCCGGAGGTTGTCGCCTACAAAAATAACCCTGTTTTCAGGGTTGTAAAGGCAGATACTTCCAGGAGTATGTCCTGGTGTGTGTATAACATGATATCTTTTTATAATATTACCATCTTTCAGGAGAATGTCGGGTTGTATGGGTTTTGTTCTTGAGACCATTTTCATTATGTTTGTGGCTGTTCTCAGCAATAAAGGTCCTGGACGACTTTTTGTTCCGTTGATGTAATTAGCATCGAGTTTATGGGCTGCAACACTGGCACCTGTGATATTTTTAAGCTTTTCCACACTTCCAACATGGTCGAAATGGTGGTGGGTTAACACTATGGTCTTTATATCATTTGGGTCCCGCTTAAGGGTGTTCTGCACGTAATCAATAATTTTACTGGAGTTACCAGGCATTCCTGTATCTATGAGCATTATATCTTCATCCACGACCAGATAACTGTTGGATACGCGTTGAATATGATGTATTCCAGGATAAACTTCCATTTTGCACCGTCCAAATATTTTTTAGTATTTTTTAACTTATTATATAACACAGATTTATATTTTGATGATTCTTTTTTTTATTTTTTTTATGTAACTTTTTGATAATCCTAAAATTCTTGTTTTGGTTAAAGCTTGAATTATTTTAAATGGTTTGAAGATAAAAAGTTTTATATTCAAAAGCTAGTAATGATAGTTTAATTTTACACAACTTGAGAGAAAATAGAGTGGGGTGATTAGATGGATATTAAAAGAGATCTGATAGAGGGTGAGGAATTCAAATTACCTTGCATCCAGTTTACACCTTCCAAATCAAAGGGTGCTGCAGTGATTGTCCATGGCTACGGCGGTTCCAAGGAAGAACAGCTGGGACTGGCATGGCGCGTGGCTTTAAAGGGCATTACAACGTGTGCAATTGACATCAGGGGCCATGGAGAAAATCCGAACTCTTTGGATAGGAATATTCTTACGGACCTTGAAGTTGCCATATCATATTGTAGACAGTTTGGAAAGGTTGCAGCAATAGGACATTCTTTAGGAGGGCGTCTTGCACTTGTAAGCAGTGCAGATTATGCAGTCGGAATCTCGCCGGCCCTCGGCAGTATTTACAGCAGTGAAACTCAAAATGCTCTTAAATGGAAAAGGGATTACAGGGTGAAAGCAGATTCTCCAGATCTTATTTTTGATGTGTTTTCTGGCCTTCCCATATGGAAACCTGAAGATGACCGCAAACTCATAGATCACACACTCATAGTTTACGGCTCACGCGACATGCCAGACATAATGGCCAGCTGCAAGGAATTAAAATCCGATGGTTTGTCTGTTATTCAGATAGATGACGCACTCCACAACGATATTTACAATATTGAGGCAACCTTTGAGGTTGTGACTGGAAAGATTGGGGAATGGTTTGATTTAAGGCAATGATTCAGGGTTAGGGTAATGATTCAATCGTTCGGTTTAGATCCTAGATTTAACTTAATCTTTAATGAGGAAATGAATTTTCCATTTCAAAGTAAATTAAAATTCATTTCTTAAATAACAGTTTGATTAGATAATAACCAATAAGAATTATTACAATTAAAAAACTTATGGCCAACAATATGCCCATTAAAACAAATAATGAGTTGCCAGAACCATCTGCCGAACTTCTATAAAGTCCTAAATAGAACAGGCCTATAACAGCAGGAAAAAAATTTAAAAGTAAGTACAGTATTACGGCCAAAGCCACGATTTTCAGGATGGTGCTGTTATCTGTGTGTGCTGATTGGGGTACTGATTTTACTTCATGTACTTCAGGAAGATTTTTGGCTGTGTTGGGATCCTTTTCATGATTTTGGAGGGCATAATATTCAAGTTTCCCTCCACATTGGCAGCTATCAAAGTCTTCAGGGGATTCTCCTGGTTGGAGTTCGTAGTATCCCCCACACTTTTTACAGATAAGGTAACCATCAGTCATAGTATCACAATATCGTAATATATTATGGTATTATTTAAAGATTTGCTTGATAATGTATCAGAATAAACAATACCATGAACAATGATGTTTACAAGTTTGAGGCAATCTTTAAGGCTTTGTGGAAATGTTGGGGAGTAGTTTGAGGTTGAAAATAAATATCTGTAGGAATAAACTTTGTCAAATGTTGGATGAATTTAATATATTTTTACTTCCCACGCGCTCCCAAAAAGCATATCTCCCTTAAAGTCAAACTAGAAAACAGCACGATTGCCCCCACAACGTGCTACCCATTTTTTGAATAATTTTTTGAGGTATCAAACATGAAAATAGAATTAAAAACTGTAAAAGAACACCAAGTAGCCTTTATATGTTATAAAGGCAGCTATGAGAAGATCCCGGAACTTCTGGGAAAAGTTGTTGAGTTTTTGATGAGGAAAAACATGCAGATCCAGATACCAGTTTACGGAGCATACTTCAACAGCCCCCATGAAGTACCTCCTGAAGAACTGGAATGGGAAGTTGGAGCAGCGTTCCTTGGTGAAGCAGAGCCTGAAGGTGACATCAAGATAAAAAAAGTTCCAGAACATGAAGCTGTATCAACAGTATTTAAAGGGCCATATGGTGAAGCAGCATCTGTTTACGGGAGTTTATTTGAGTACGCAGCTAAAAATAACCTTCAAATAGCTGGACCCGTGGAAGAGATCTATTTGAACAGTCCAGATGAGGTTCCAGAAAGCGAACTTTTAACAGAGGTTCAGTTTCCTGTGGTGAAAAGATAATTTCACAGCTTTACTATTTTTACTCATTAAATATCCAATTTTTTCTTTTATATTTTAAAATTGATACGGTATTATTTAGCGCATAAAAAGAAAGATTTATATTACCTTTCTCTTAATCTTAAAATGGTGTCAAAATGTTATGTGGTGAATGTGGGGAAATTAATATACAAAATGCTAAATTCTGTCAAAATTGTGGGGCAGAACTTGATTTTAAACCGGAATTAGCGAGTTTAGGTAATAGGGTAGCTGCTTTCTTGTTGGACTTGTTAATAACATATGCTATCTGTTTTGGTGTAGCAATAGGTTTAATAATTGTCTTGGGCGGGCTTCAATTTGATGAAACCATTTCTGATTTTACTTATTTAATTAATGTTATAATCTTTTTCGGGTACTTCATCCTTTTGGAAGGACGTTTAGGTGGCGGTCAGACCATTGGAAAAAGGTTTATTCATATTAAGGTTGTAAAAGAGGAAGATGTGGACGTAATGGGTTACACTCAAAGTTTTGTAAGGAACATCCTGAGGATAATAGATGGTTTATTCTTTTACATAGTGGGAATCATTTTGATAGATTCAAGTGATAAGAATCAAAGGTTGGGAGACCGTGCAGCCCATACACTGGTAATAAAAGAAAAATAATTGTTTATATCATTTTTTATTTTTAGTAAATTCTATTTTTCATATCAAAAATCCATTTTTATAGGGTTTAGACGTACACTTCAAGTGTAAAAAATTTCACGTAAGGTGATTTATTCTGAGTAAAACTTTATATATTAGGTAATATATTACCTAAATTAACATGTAATATATTACCTATTGAGTTGAGAAAAATGGACAAAAAACTAATTTATATAAATTCAATTGCTGTTGCTCTTCTGGCAGTGTTTGCAACTACATCGGGCTTATTCTGGAAAGGGCTGTACATGCATGATACGGTCTCTGGTGTGGCTCAGATGATGGGTCAGGATCTGATAACGTTGATAGTAGCTGTTCCCATACTCCTGGGATCTCTATACCTCATCTCCAGAGGTTCCCTCCGGGGTTATTTGATCTGGATGGGAACCATGTTTTACTTCCTTTATTCCTATGCCTCCATGTCATTTCTGACGTCTTACAACCAGCTTTTCCTGGTCTACGTGGCATTATTCTCCATATCCCTATACGCTTTTATCTATGGGCTGCTGTCCATGGATGTTAAAACCATCAAAAAAAGTGTGTCTCCAGGAGTTACCATTAAAATTGCCGGAGTATTTTCAATTATCATGGGTTTGTTACTTGCACTGATGTGGCTTAGTATGATAATTGAGTCACTTTTAACAGGTACTGCCCCTGCTGCGCTTGAAAGTTACACAACCCTGGTGATTCAAGCTTTGGATCTTGGAGTGCTTGTTCCTGCTGCATTTATTGCAGGTTTGCTAATCTTAAAAGGTAAGCAATGGGGTTATGCCATCATTTCAATACTCCTTGTAAAGGTATCCCTACTGGGGACAGCCATACTTTCCATGATACTTTTCATGGTACGGAATGGTGTGAGCGTTGCAGTGGTACAAGTCCTATTATTTGGAGTGGTGACCGTTGCAGGAATTCTAATTGCAACAGCCTTCTATAAAAATATTAATGGAAGTACAAATGATTTTAAAGTCTTCAAATTAAATTAAATTCAGGTTGATAATACAATGAAAGATTCAGAGGAACTCAAAGCGGAGTACAGTGTTGAAAGACTTGAAATGGAGAAATATATGTTGGTGGTCCTGTTTTTGATACAGCAGCGTTGGGGCTACATAATAAACAAAGAATTTGCCAAGGACAAAATAACGACCAAACAGTGGCTGATGATGGTTGTAATAGGAAACGCCTTCGAACATGACCCTTCTATGCAGGAAGTGGCCGATGCAATGAGCACCACACATCAAAATGTTAAACAGCTCGCCACCAGGTTGGAGGCAAGGGGATTCTTAAAAATAGAGCGGGATAAAAGCAACAAACGCATATTAAGGTTGAAATTCACTGAGGAGTGTCAAAGATACTGGGAGAAAAGAAATGAAGACGATGTTAAATCGGTGTCTGCACTCTTCGAATCCCTGGGTGATACTGAAGTCAAGAATTTATTTGAAATAATGAGTAAACTTGAAAAATTATCTGAAAATTTATATAAAGAAGCTAAAACTTATAAACTTGGATAAAAATCATAATAAAGTTTTAATTCGAAATAAAAAAAATATTAACAGATTTAAGTGTTCAATAATGCTTTTAAAAGCACTGAAAATTTAATGAATGAGGAGTAATTAAAATGAAAGCTTTAATAGTATATGGAACTAGATATGGTACAGCCGCAGAAATTGCAGAAGAAATAGGTTGTGTTATGAAAAATGATGGAGCTGAGGTAGATCTAGTGGATTCCAAAGGTCTTAAAGATTTTGATGTTTCTCTATACGATCTGGTGGTTGTGGGAAGCGGGATTAAAATCGGTAAATGGACCAAAGGGTCGCTTAAATTTCTCAAGGACAATAAGTCAGCCCTTTCAGAAAGGAATGTAGCCCTTTTTGTCACCTGCGGCGCTGCCAACGAAGAGGACAAGAAAGATGAAGCACGGAAAAACTACCTGAAAAAAGTGGCTCAGGAAAATCTTATCAATGAACCTGTGGCTATGGGACTTTTTGGTAGTGTATATGACCCTGAAATCAAACAAGGCTTAATGTACAAAGTCACAATGAAGTTTATTAAAAAAGAATTAGAAAAGCAGGGAATAGATACCAGTAAACGCCATGATTACAGGGATTGGGATGAAATAAGGGCATGGGCTCATGATCTGTGAATACAAAAAGGATGAAAATAAAAACTTTGAAGTGTGATGAAGTTGAAAATAAGCGGAATCACACTTTTTTGGAGAAAGAAATGTTTAATAAATCATTCATTCCATCGGGGATAACTTCCCTTAGGTTAATAGCAGCTCCCATATTTTTTTACACGATTTTAAGTGAACTATATCTATTTTCCTTAATGGTATTTGTTTTTGCATGTGCTACAGATTTGTTGGATGGTTATATTGCCAGAAGAACCGATTCAACTTCGAATATAGGGGCATATCTGGACGTAACAGCTGATTTCATTTTGATAGTTGTATGTTTTCTGGCTTATATTATCATTGGCTGGTACGACCCTTTGATTCTTGTACTCATCACCATGATGTTCGCACTTTTTGTTGTCACATCTGGCCTTAAAACACCGGTTTATGATCCTGTAGGTAAATATTTAGGGGCTTTTCTTATGTTAACGATCCTTTTGTCACTTTTATTTCCTGAACAGGTCTTAAGACAACTTTTAATAATACTACTCGCATTGTTCTCACTGGCATCGATAATAAGTCGTTTATTCATCTTTTTGCGCAGATATAATGCTTCTAGCTAAATTATAGGATCTGATGCTCAAGTTATTTCAATACAGATGAGTAAGAAATGAAGTTTGAGGGTTTTATTTTCTTGATAAAAATAGTTAAGATCTCAGCTAAAATAAAAAGAAAATAGATTAAGTGGATCTTTCTTAGTTTTGATAATTAGAACTAATATTATGTTCATCAGGTGAATTTAAAATGAAAAAATGGATTACCCATGGCAACCACACGATTTCTCAGGTTTTAGAAGGTAGAAGCAACTCTTTTTTAATTTCAAAAGGAAACATCCATGTTCTTGTTGATACAGGCAGAATAAACTCGTGGAAAAACCTTGAAGAAAAACTCGACTGCATACTTGAAGGGGACAGGTTATCGGCACTGGTACTGACCCACACCCACTTTGACCACGTTGAAAATGCTGCAAAAATAAAAGAAAAATACAACCCTAAAATAATTACCCACAAAAGTGAGGCAGAATATTTAGGACGTGGAAATACTCCACTACCTGCGGGCACCAATTTCATCACCAGATTCATCATGAACTTGGGAAAGAGAATGCAGTTGAATTACAACTATGAATCTGTTGCCTGTGATATTATGGTGGATGAAAAATATGATCTAAATCCCCTGGGAATTAATGCGTACATCATCTATACTCCAGGTCATTCTCCGGGATCTATAAGTGTTATAGTTGATGATGAAATAGCCATTGTGGGTGATGCCATGTTTGGAGTTTTCGGAGGGTCTGTATTTCCTCCATTTGCCGATGATATAAAGGTGATGGTTGATAGCTGGGATAAACTTCTAAAAACAGGTTCTCAACTTTTCATACCAGGACATGGGCAAGAAAGGAGCAGAAAGTTACTGCAGAATCAATTTGACAGATATAAAGAAAGAAATGGGTTCTAATATTACTCGATCTTACATTTTAAATCTTTATCTATCAAAAATGTCTTCTGTTTTAAACAATATATTACAGTACATGGTTGAATACGATGCATCGGCTATCCTCCTTGGAACGATAGGGGGAATGGTCTTTTCTGTGGCCGCAGCATTTTTAGGGTTCTCAGGACCTGGAATTTTAACTTCAAACGTCATATCAGGGTTCACAGCTTCATGTACTACTAAAGGAAAGGGTAAATACATCATAAATGGGGGTGTGAGTGGAATCACATCAAGTCTGGCCATGTTGGTAGCAGGATTTTTATTACAGGGCACACCAGCGGGGTTCAGCAACTGGAACACATGGGGTCTGTTTTCTTTGGGACTTCTATAGGTGGTGCAGGATTTGTTCTGGGAATATTAGGGGCTTATTTTGGCAACTGGTTTTCAAAATAATGTTTTTAAGTAAAGTGGATATCGAAAATTTCTTTATTTTATTTTTTTATACGATAAAACAGCCCCTACAAAACATAAAATACCGCTTATGTACATTATGTTTCCACATATTCCCTCAAGAATACCGGCACCCGCCTGCGCTACGTTTCCAGAGTATCCTGTTGCAAATAAGAATACAGAAAGAAGGAGAGTTCCCATTGCAGTACCCAGAGCCAGTCCAAAGCTCTGTGTGGTAACGGTTATACTCGATGCAAGGGCACTCCTTTCAGGTGGAAGTGCCCCCATGATGTCCAGATTGTTAGGGCCTTGAAATATGGAACGGCAGAGTCCTGCAACTACAAAGGTTGTAAGTAACAGAATAAAGTTGGCTTTGGTGAATGCATAGCCGCAGACAATGTATGCAATGCCCATAACTGCAACTCCAATCATGGCATAATTTCCCACAATCCATACATTTTTTTTGAGTTTCAGACTGTCATAAATCCTCCCACTTACAGGTGAGCTTATCATCATAGCCAGGGGCATTACAGAGGCAACAAGTCCAACCTTTGCTGGAGAAAAGTTCATAACGCCCTCGAAGTAGAATGGCTGTATAAGTACTAGGATGAATGTGGAGGTGAAGTAAAGAAGGAGACTGATATTTGGCAGGGTGAAACTCCAAATTTTGAAGATGGAAATATCAAGAAACGGTTTTTGAATTCTTATTTCCCGTAATATAAAGGCTAAAAATGTCAATGCACATACAGCAGAGTAAAATGCAACCGAAGACAGGTTAAGAGGTGCATTGGAAATTTCATTTAAAACCATGAAGAAAGTTGTAATGGAAATAATAAAGAGTATAGCACCGAGATAATCCTCATATCTTGCTTTGTTTTCATACTCCTCTATTTTCAGGTATTTGAAGGCAGGTATGAGAAGGGCGATGCCGATTGGCAGGTTCACAAAGAAAATGTAAGCCCATCCCATGGTGTCAATTATGAAACCTCCGATTGTTGGTCCCATTAACATTCCAAAGCCTATTATGGCGGTAAAGTATCCCATAACCCTTCCTCTCTCATAGGATGGGAAAATTTGCATGAGAATTGCCAGGTTGATGCTTAAAACCATGGATCCTCCCAGAGCCTGCACAATTCTGAATATTATGAGTTCTGTTAGGGATGTTGAAAGTCCGCAGGCAAGGGAACTTACTGTAAACACAGAAAAGCCGATTATGAAAAGCCGGGATTTTCCAGTATAATCTGATAGTTTGGCAAATATTAAAGGCGTTACAGTGGCTGTAACCTGATAACCTGTGATCACCCACTGGGAAAGTCCAACAGGAACGTTGTAAAAACTGGTTATGGTTGGAAGAGCAACGTTTACTATGTTTGTGTTAAGAACCGCCATGAACATGGCAGTCAGAACGATTATCAATATTTTGAAACGATTATTGAATGATTGTTTTGCAATGTCACTTCTAAAAGTATCTACCATTTTCTGCCTCTATTTAATTAGCATTTGTGATTTTTTAATATTTGAAAAGTTAACTATCAAGATAACTCATGAAGTATCTCTTTAAAACATTCTACAAGACAATCCAGGGATTTCTTATCCATTTTTTCCAGTGCACTGTAAAAGAAGATGTCTTTGGATTCTGTTCTTATGTTTTTAACAAGTTCTTGGCCTTTAACTGTGAGTTTAACTCTGTTTATCCTTAAGTCATCTTTATCCTTGATTTTATCCACAAAACCCTTCTTTTCAAGCCTTTTTATTCTTTCTGATAATGTATGGGGTGCGTTACCAATTTCGGCCGCCATATCACCTATGGTGGGTGCCGAGCCCTTATTTAAACCCATTAATTCCAGATCATTCAGTTCTATCAGTAAATGGAACTGTTCCAAGGTTAGATCATATTTTCGGGCAGTTTCATGATGTTTTAAGTGTATGGTTTTGTTTAAAAGATTCCAGTATTCAACAGCTTCTTTTACCTGTTTGTTCATGCGATCACAAACCTGAATTTATATCGTTATATGATTATATCGTGATATGATATAAATTTATTGCAAACTTTATCATCCAATTTTAGAAACTGTTTGTATAACCTGTTTAAAAAAAGATTAATTTTATTTAATAGCTGGACATTGAAAGTGGACATAAATCTCACAGTAAAAACTATAACAATCTCAATTAAAATTATAAAAAAGATTTAAGGATCGTAATTTTGGAAAACCAACTAAAATCACTATTATTTTATGATTTTAATAATTTTATAGTTCTTATAAAAAAATATATTGAAAATTGAGTTAAGAATTAGGCTTGAGTTAAGAATTAGGCTTTAACGTAACGATTCCACGATATGCAGATGTGCTTTCAGATCCAGCAATGTTTCCATTTTTTGTAACCAGTTCTACGGTTAAATTTCCATTGCCATTATTCTGTAAAGAAACTGTAACAGCACCTGGAGTTTGTCCTAGATTATACGTAGCGTTTCCATTTCCACTTATATTCTGAGTTCCATTACTATCAGCAAGGGTACCATTCCATGAATTATTAGAAATAACTTGCAGCGTCAAACCGGAAGTCTGATTAGATGTAGTGTTGTTGTAGTTGGTACATCCAGAAACAAGAACTACTAAAACAAGAATACCCACGCCAACGATTGAAATTTTTTTCATTTAACCACCATCTCTGGTTTGGAATCATCAAAATCGTAAATTTCATATTATTATATATACTTCATAAAAGATAAATCTTTCATGTTAAAAATTTAAAGTATAGATCAAGGGATTTATGTACAAAAAAAAGGGGTTAGATTAAGACCAAATTTGGGTGTAATTTAGGTATATAAGGGTTAGATTAAGATTAGATTTGGGTGTAATTTAGGCATAGATACTTATTGATTATTAGTTATAAAGCACATCAAGACGTTAGAATAAATTTAATGTATTGAATATAATCCCCTTTGGAGACAAAAAAAATGGAGAAATTAGCTGTATTTAAGGATTACATCTCACTTATTAAAGAAAGTTCGCATGTTAAAAATGTTGGTTTATTGGTAGATGGGCCTAACATGCTCCGAAAAGAATTTAACTCTAATCTTGATGTAGTAAGAAAAATAATAGAGCAATACGGTAATATAAAAGTTGCGAAGGTTTTCCTGAATCAGTACGCTTCAAATAAACTCATAGAAGCAGTATCTAATGAGGGATTCTCACCCATGATCGTGGCTGGGGAAACGGATGTTCATATGGCAATAGAAGCTTTTGAACTCATTCACAATCCTAATGTTGATATAGTTGCCCTTATGACGCGAAATACTGAATTTTTCCCCCTGGTAAACATTGCCAAGGAGCACGGGAAAAAAACCATTGTGATTGGAGCAGAACCATTCAGTGTAGCCCTGAAAAACTCTGCAGACAGTACTATAATTCTTAGGACACATCAACCACCTTGTATTACATGAAATAGTTTAAATAACTTTTTTAACCTCTTTTTTACATTAATCTTTATTAGTTTTGAAACTATTTCTGTTTTTCTTAAAAAACCTTTAAATTTAAATTCCAATCAAATCATTGAGTTTCTTACTAACAACAATAATTAATAGCAATAGAGAACTTAGTAACTGTGGAGGAATCGTTATGGAAGTGAAGGAAAAAAGGATCGACGAAATGAAGGTAGCTTATGTACCGTATACTGGTAGTTACGATAGGATTCCTGAGTATATGCAGGAAGTAGGGCAGTTAGTAATGGAGAAAGGCCTTGAAATGACAGGTACTGTCTATGGGACTTACTTCAACAGCCCTGAAGATGTGCCAGAGGAACAGCTGCAGTACGAGATAGGATTTTCATTTAATGGTGATGCCCAGCAGGAAGGTAAATTAGGAGTTAAGGAAATACCAGAACATACAGTCCTGGCAGCAGTGCACAAGGGACCTTATACTCAGGTAGGGCCTGTTATTCAGGGTATAGTTGAGTATGCCGTTAAAAATGGCTATGATATTGTGGGACCTGTCACTGAAGTCTATCTCAACGATCCAAGTTTAGTTTCAGAAAGTGAATTGCTCACTGAAGTACGTTTACCAGTAATTAAAATGAGTTAAGATTTTTTTATATAAGTTTTCTTTAAACTACCTTTTATTTTTTTAATGTTTCTTAAAAGATTCGTTTATCCTTTTTATAGATCTACAGATTTCTAGTCAAATTATCCATGCTACTTCTAATTTAATAAGTGATCTAGAAACTCTGGTGATCAAATAAATTAAAGATATATACCAATCCATGATAACGAGATGAAATTGAAAGATAGACATCTGATTAAAAAATTAATTATAATTAAATAACCAAAATTAATACTATAAAACCAAAGCAAATTTTTTTTATTTAGGAGGTTGAAATGTGGAAATCGAGCTTAAAGACGTTAGAAAGAAGCAAGTTGCCTATATTTTCCACGTAGGGTCTATTGAGGAGTTAAGTGATTTAATGGGTGAAGTTGTAGGATGGGTAATGTCTGAAGGCCTTCAAATTACAGGACCACCCTACGGAATATATTACTCTGTTCCATCAGAAACACCACCTGAACAAATGAAATATGAGGTAGGAATACCATTTATAGGTGAGGTAAAGCCCGAAGGTAAGGTGAAAGTAAAAAAAATCCCAGATCAAACGGTTTTATCAGTAGTACATAGGGGACCTTACCATGAGGTAGGACCAACGTACGCGGCTTTGATGGACCATGTTATGAAGGAAGGTTATGAGGTGGTGGGTGCACCAGTGGAGATATACCTTAACAGTCCAATGGAATTCCCTGAAATCGAACTTATGACAGAGATACAATTTCCTGTTGTTAAAAAAGAGAGTTGTTAATTGGAAAGGATAGTTAGATACAAATTAATTGGATCTATAATGATGGCGAAAATTAAAAATAAAGTATAAAAAAAGATAAATTTAAAGTACCGACGCAATGGCAAGTACAGGTAGCATAGCCATGAGAGCCAGATGAGGGGCATATGCGGGGGATGTCTGGAAGTTGTACTTCAAGGTTGTCCAGGTCTGTGTAAATCCTGTGAGAGCTGCAAGAACCTGAAGTATTGCCGCCGCATAAAC
Proteins encoded:
- a CDS encoding MarR family winged helix-turn-helix transcriptional regulator — translated: MKDSEELKAEYSVERLEMEKYMLVVLFLIQQRWGYIINKEFAKDKITTKQWLMMVVIGNAFEHDPSMQEVADAMSTTHQNVKQLATRLEARGFLKIERDKSNKRILRLKFTEECQRYWEKRNEDDVKSVSALFESLGDTEVKNLFEIMSKLEKLSENLYKEAKTYKLG
- a CDS encoding alpha/beta hydrolase encodes the protein MDIKRDLIEGEEFKLPCIQFTPSKSKGAAVIVHGYGGSKEEQLGLAWRVALKGITTCAIDIRGHGENPNSLDRNILTDLEVAISYCRQFGKVAAIGHSLGGRLALVSSADYAVGISPALGSIYSSETQNALKWKRDYRVKADSPDLIFDVFSGLPIWKPEDDRKLIDHTLIVYGSRDMPDIMASCKELKSDGLSVIQIDDALHNDIYNIEATFEVVTGKIGEWFDLRQ
- a CDS encoding GyrI-like domain-containing protein, whose product is MKIELKTVKEHQVAFICYKGSYEKIPELLGKVVEFLMRKNMQIQIPVYGAYFNSPHEVPPEELEWEVGAAFLGEAEPEGDIKIKKVPEHEAVSTVFKGPYGEAASVYGSLFEYAAKNNLQIAGPVEEIYLNSPDEVPESELLTEVQFPVVKR
- a CDS encoding DHA2 family efflux MFS transporter permease subunit; translated protein: MVDTFRSDIAKQSFNNRFKILIIVLTAMFMAVLNTNIVNVALPTITSFYNVPVGLSQWVITGYQVTATVTPLIFAKLSDYTGKSRLFIIGFSVFTVSSLACGLSTSLTELIIFRIVQALGGSMVLSINLAILMQIFPSYERGRVMGYFTAIIGFGMLMGPTIGGFIIDTMGWAYIFFVNLPIGIALLIPAFKYLKIEEYENKARYEDYLGAILFIISITTFFMVLNEISNAPLNLSSVAFYSAVCALTFLAFILREIRIQKPFLDISIFKIWSFTLPNISLLLYFTSTFILVLIQPFYFEGVMNFSPAKVGLVASVMPLAMMISSPVSGRIYDSLKLKKNVWIVGNYAMIGVAVMGIAYIVCGYAFTKANFILLLTTFVVAGLCRSIFQGPNNLDIMGALPPERSALASSITVTTQSFGLALGTAMGTLLLSVFLFATGYSGNVAQAGAGILEGICGNIMYISGILCFVGAVLSYKKIK
- a CDS encoding CDP-alcohol phosphatidyltransferase family protein; this translates as MFNKSFIPSGITSLRLIAAPIFFYTILSELYLFSLMVFVFACATDLLDGYIARRTDSTSNIGAYLDVTADFILIVVCFLAYIIIGWYDPLILVLITMMFALFVVTSGLKTPVYDPVGKYLGAFLMLTILLSLLFPEQVLRQLLIILLALFSLASIISRLFIFLRRYNASS
- a CDS encoding flavodoxin domain-containing protein is translated as MKALIVYGTRYGTAAEIAEEIGCVMKNDGAEVDLVDSKGLKDFDVSLYDLVVVGSGIKIGKWTKGSLKFLKDNKSALSERNVALFVTCGAANEEDKKDEARKNYLKKVAQENLINEPVAMGLFGSVYDPEIKQGLMYKVTMKFIKKELEKQGIDTSKRHDYRDWDEIRAWAHDL
- a CDS encoding MBL fold metallo-hydrolase, whose protein sequence is MKKWITHGNHTISQVLEGRSNSFLISKGNIHVLVDTGRINSWKNLEEKLDCILEGDRLSALVLTHTHFDHVENAAKIKEKYNPKIITHKSEAEYLGRGNTPLPAGTNFITRFIMNLGKRMQLNYNYESVACDIMVDEKYDLNPLGINAYIIYTPGHSPGSISVIVDDEIAIVGDAMFGVFGGSVFPPFADDIKVMVDSWDKLLKTGSQLFIPGHGQERSRKLLQNQFDRYKERNGF
- a CDS encoding MBL fold metallo-hydrolase, giving the protein MEVYPGIHHIQRVSNSYLVVDEDIMLIDTGMPGNSSKIIDYVQNTLKRDPNDIKTIVLTHHHFDHVGSVEKLKNITGASVAAHKLDANYINGTKSRPGPLLLRTATNIMKMVSRTKPIQPDILLKDGNIIKRYHVIHTPGHTPGSICLYNPENRVIFVGDNLRQSKGGMIKGPVPKYTPDMDLAKNSIKKLGDLDIDVILTGHNSPITSDASSKLKEYLKTI
- a CDS encoding RDD family protein, with the protein product MLCGECGEINIQNAKFCQNCGAELDFKPELASLGNRVAAFLLDLLITYAICFGVAIGLIIVLGGLQFDETISDFTYLINVIIFFGYFILLEGRLGGGQTIGKRFIHIKVVKEEDVDVMGYTQSFVRNILRIIDGLFFYIVGIILIDSSDKNQRLGDRAAHTLVIKEK